A region of the Bacillus sp. NP247 genome:
CTTGGATCTTTTAACAATCCAATAGGCTCTTCTTTACCTGTACCAATTACAAATCCTCGTTCTAAACCTACTGCCCTTGCTTCTGAAATCATTGTACGAACATATCGTTCCACCCAAACTGGACCAAGTTTAAGCATATCGTTCGCTAATGGAATAAACGCAGTTAATTTAAGTTGAGTAATAGATTCTTTTCGGAATGCAGCATTTAATTGCCCTTTAATATCACCAAATAATGGTCCCCATACTGCTGCGCCTTCTGGATCTCCATAAATAAACTCTGTCACAGCTCCTAAGTTCTCTAAGCCGATATGTCCTAGTAACGGATGGCTTTGAACTAAGTCATCAAAAATTCGTTCTTGTGTTGTTTTAGGTAAAGTTTCAGTAGACTTAAAGCCACCTTCTTCTACAACTGCATTAAAGAACTTCATTTCCTCGCTTGTTAATACATTAGCGCCACGAGATTGCATAATAGAACGATCTACCATTGATTCATTCACTTGATTTAAGATATCTGAACGAACATCTGTAGCAAGTGCCTCAATCATAGAATTTAATGCTGCCGATTGTTCTTCTGCTGTACCTTCCTGTGTTGCTTTCGCAAATGCTAGTTTCTTTTCTTCAAAATTATTAAATTTAATCACCATATTTTATTTTCCTCCTAAAGTTAAAAAGAGCGTACTCAGATTCTGTTTTGTATTAACAGGCTCTTGAATAGGCTCTTTTGGATTTGTATTTGTTTGTAAATCATTCAGGATTTCGTTTTTTAACCCTGATAATGCAGCGTTTAAATCTTCTTTTGTAATTCCTTCAGATTTACCTTTATTCAGAGTTCCATTTCTAAAACCGTCGATTACTTTCTGTGGAAGCATGGCAGAAGTGGCAGCTGAAGCAGTCATTTTAACCGGATTATCCATAAACATGATTTCATCCACAAACTTGTTTTCTAATGCTTGTTGTGGGCCCATCCATGTTTCTTCAGCCATCATATTAAGTAGTTCCTCTTCAGATTTACCACTTTTGATGACATAGGCATTTACAATTGCTCGATCTGTTGTTTTCAACATCTCAGCCGCTTTTTCCATATCACGATGATCTCCACCATTCCACATAGAAGCATTGTGGATCATGATTTGTGCTGTTGGTGAAATTCGAACTTTATCACCAGCCATTGCAATAACTGAAGCCGCACTTGCAGCTAAACCAACAATTTGAACTTCAACCTGACCTGGATAATTTTTTAATGCTGTATAAATCTCTGATCCTTCGTGTACATAACCGCCAGGACTATTGATTGATACGATTAAATCCTCACCATTGGCATTAGTAAGTTCTTTTGAAACCTTACCTGGGCTTGCAGCATCCATTTCAAGCCAATCATAAATCCAAGCTTCATCATTAGAAATAATTGGCCCTTTAACGTCAATTTTCACCGTCATTTGTATTCTCACCTCCTTTATTTAAATTCGTTTCGGTATAGTTTTTTGTAATATAATGTTTGTTTAAATTCGGATCATCAGAAACTTCATATCCTACTTCCAATCGAATCTCATTCCCTGTAAATGCACTTGAAGAAATAAGTTTATCGATACTTGTTGCAAGATCAAATATGCTTTGATAGGAAATAGCTTTAACTTCAATTTTTTTCCCTTCAAGATACTCATTCATTTCAAAGAATTTAACGTTTGCTTCATCTGAAATCTTTTTTAATAAAGGATTCACTGTGAAAAGCATGTAATTCTTCGTTTGCTTCTCTACATCCGCCATTTCGCCATATAACAAAGCTGTCGGAATACCAAAAGCCATCGCTACTTGATTTAAAAAACCATTGGTTACTTTATTGATTTCGTCCACACTTTGACCAGAGTTCCCACCGCCTGATGTTTCAGCGTATTTGAATCCAGGCTGTTGTGGAATGATAGCAACATCTTTTTCTCCAATTGCTTTATACATGTTATCAATGAACTCTTGCAACTTTGATTGATGTTCTTTACTCTTTGCAGCAAGCATGTCCATATCAACTGTTCCACGAATTTGATTTTTACGCTTTTGTGAGTTTAATATTCTACCGAATAAATCACCATAATCAGCAAAAAGACCATCAATGAGTGGTGATAATTTATCATTTCGATATCTCAAATGAATAACTTCACTTTGTTTAAAGCTTCTCTTAAACTGATAATCTTTTACTGTGACATTCGTAAAAGTATCTTCAAACACAGCGTATTCGTTATGTTCAAAGTCATCAGCGATAAGTAGATCACCATCATCAGCTTGTATAATTAGAGCTTCATTATCATAAATAAGTTTGTAAATGAACCTCTCCCAAAAGGTACTTGCTGTCATATTCTTATTTGGCCTAACATTTAATCGGTAATAAAGCTCATTCTTTTCAAATTCTTCACCGTTTTTCACTCTAAATTCTGACTGACTAATCGTCCTTCCTAAAAAAGAAATACATGTATCAATCGCTAGTCTTTTCATGTGGATTCTGTTCGTTTTATCAATAAACATTTCCACATCAAACATAAATCCTAATTCACTATTCCTTTTAAATACTGCATCCAGCCATCCAATGATTATCACCCCCTTTTATTAAAACTTAATACCGTCCAGCATAAAGTCGAATTCATCCACAAGAATGTTATCCGCTTGCCATAGTGCATGAATAAAAGCTTGGAATCCATCCGTTTTTCTTTTAAATTCATCTTTTTTCAAGTACTCTTTGTTGCCGTCTTTTTTAATGTGGACGTAGACGTTGTTGGTGTACCAACGCATTAATGGATTATCACCAAAAATAATACGGTTATTTGCAAATAACGTTTCAACTCGTGGAGCTAAAAGAGAATGAATCGCTTTTGGATTACGAATATACAACAATTTAAAACCTTCAGCTTCAAGTGCTGTTTTTACAAGGTCAAGACGGAATGTATCAGCTACAATCGTATTAACCCCATATAACTCACGCATTTTTACAAACCAATCAACAATATGTGCGATATTAATAACTGGCTCGTCCACAATTGTTAGCAAGCCATTTTCGGCCCATTCATAAATAGGTGCTTTTAATTTCACCTTGTCCAAGAATCCTTTACGTACAAATGAATGACCTTTCCAAATATAATCCTCACCATGTTTAAATAGTAAACCGACCGCCGCGAAGTCTTTGATGCTGGCGAAGTCGAGGCCGCCCACAGCTACTTTGTGTTTCAAATCTGGAATCTCTCTAAGGATTTCTCCATCTTCTTCATAACCTGTTCTCAATATTTCTTCCCATGAAGCCACAGATTTTGTTAAATCTACTTCCGGTATATTCATCCTCTTAGTCATGAAATTTTCTCTGTTAGACGGATCGTTTTCTAGATTTTTATACTGACGCATAACTTTCTTAAACAATCCTCTAGCGTATTGACTCATTGGCTTACTAAACATCGGATTAGCTTTTTCCCACATATCGGGATTGTCTACTTCTTCAGCGTTATCAAGCTTACAAATAAAAGGAAACAACCTATCCTCTTTTTCTTTCCCTTTCAGGATATTCATAGCTCGCTCTTTCATTTTGTCAAGATA
Encoded here:
- a CDS encoding phage major capsid protein, which gives rise to MVIKFNNFEEKKLAFAKATQEGTAEEQSAALNSMIEALATDVRSDILNQVNESMVDRSIMQSRGANVLTSEEMKFFNAVVEEGGFKSTETLPKTTQERIFDDLVQSHPLLGHIGLENLGAVTEFIYGDPEGAAVWGPLFGDIKGQLNAAFRKESITQLKLTAFIPLANDMLKLGPVWVERYVRTMISEARAVGLERGFVIGTGKEEPIGLLKDPSGSVVGGVYPDKKTAGTLTFEPGRKTINEMKGVVKLLAKKLNADGSDADRPKNIAGKVVMVTNPFDTFDIQANATIQNAAGVYVTSLPFNPIPSESVFVPQGKVLFFVKGEYIAAMGGTEPIKKFEETLALEDATLYIAKQYATGKPKDKYTSQVYTLKLEEVTPPAQG
- a CDS encoding head maturation protease, ClpP-related codes for the protein MTVKIDVKGPIISNDEAWIYDWLEMDAASPGKVSKELTNANGEDLIVSINSPGGYVHEGSEIYTALKNYPGQVEVQIVGLAASAASVIAMAGDKVRISPTAQIMIHNASMWNGGDHRDMEKAAEMLKTTDRAIVNAYVIKSGKSEEELLNMMAEETWMGPQQALENKFVDEIMFMDNPVKMTASAATSAMLPQKVIDGFRNGTLNKGKSEGITKEDLNAALSGLKNEILNDLQTNTNPKEPIQEPVNTKQNLSTLFLTLGGK
- a CDS encoding phage portal protein, which gives rise to MIIIGWLDAVFKRNSELGFMFDVEMFIDKTNRIHMKRLAIDTCISFLGRTISQSEFRVKNGEEFEKNELYYRLNVRPNKNMTASTFWERFIYKLIYDNEALIIQADDGDLLIADDFEHNEYAVFEDTFTNVTVKDYQFKRSFKQSEVIHLRYRNDKLSPLIDGLFADYGDLFGRILNSQKRKNQIRGTVDMDMLAAKSKEHQSKLQEFIDNMYKAIGEKDVAIIPQQPGFKYAETSGGGNSGQSVDEINKVTNGFLNQVAMAFGIPTALLYGEMADVEKQTKNYMLFTVNPLLKKISDEANVKFFEMNEYLEGKKIEVKAISYQSIFDLATSIDKLISSSAFTGNEIRLEVGYEVSDDPNLNKHYITKNYTETNLNKGGENTNDGEN
- a CDS encoding terminase TerL endonuclease subunit: MIVHKHVSEYIELYETGTVVLNKERIMLINYLKQDILTRNDLHFDMDLIHKCVTFIEKWHFKLNSFQKFLIAFVFLFDEYEDVYFDQHFWMMARGAGKNGLISALTHFFISELHGIEHYNVSVVANTERQAKTSFIDVYEKNKKHGILDELFVSTKQLIINKATRSTFEFHTSNAGSKDSLRDGCVIYDEIHRYENSDVVEVFSSGLGKVPNSREFFITTDGFVREGYLDKMKERAMNILKGKEKEDRLFPFICKLDNAEEVDNPDMWEKANPMFSKPMSQYARGLFKKVMRQYKNLENDPSNRENFMTKRMNIPEVDLTKSVASWEEILRTGYEEDGEILREIPDLKHKVAVGGLDFASIKDFAAVGLLFKHGEDYIWKGHSFVRKGFLDKVKLKAPIYEWAENGLLTIVDEPVINIAHIVDWFVKMRELYGVNTIVADTFRLDLVKTALEAEGFKLLYIRNPKAIHSLLAPRVETLFANNRIIFGDNPLMRWYTNNVYVHIKKDGNKEYLKKDEFKRKTDGFQAFIHALWQADNILVDEFDFMLDGIKF